Part of the Mycolicibacterium mageritense genome is shown below.
TGGCGGCTCTCGTGGTCGGCGGCCTGGCCGCGGCCGAACTGTATGCACGACACCGCGCCGGAACGCTGCTGGCCGACGTCACGCAGTGCGTCGTCGAGGACGGCGCGACCATCTCGTTCGGCGTGAACCCACCGTTCCTGTGGCAGCACATCACCGGGCACTACACCAACCTGTCGGTGGAAACCGCGGGCAACCAAGTGCAGGCGGCCAAAGGCATGACTGCCGACGTGACCCTCACCGACATCCGGTTGCAGGGCACGCAGGATTCCAAGGGCACCATCGGTTCGCTGACGGCGACGTTGGCCTGGACGGCGGCCGGCATCAAGGACACCGTGGCCGACAACCTGCCGGGAGTGGGCAACCTCATCACCGACGTGAAGACCGATCCGTCGGCAGGCACCCTCATCCTCGACGCCGCGGGCGGCACCAGCATCACGGCTGAGCCCGTCGTCCAGGACGGCGACCTCGGACTGCACGTCCTCGACGTGACGGGTCCGTTCTCGAAGGAGACGGTGCAGACGGCTCTGGACGAGCTCACCAAGAAACTCAACGACAATTACCCGCTCGGGATCCACGCCGACAGTGTCACGGTGACCGACACCGGTGTGGTCGGAAAGTTCTCCAGCGAGAACGCGTCGATACCCACGGGGGACAGCAACGCATGTTTCGAACGCCTGTGATCCGGACGAGTGCGTTGATCGCCGCGCTCGCACTGGGCCCCTGCGGTGTGCCGGCTGCCGCCGCGGATGTGCCAAGCCCGCTGCAACCCCTCGTCGACGCTGCGGCGCAGCGGTTGCAGACCGCGGACCCGGTCGCGGCCGTGAAGCTGCGCACCGGTGGCCAGATCGAGGATCCGCAACGCGAGCAACAGGTGATCGACGCCGTAACCGCCGATGCGTCCGCGCGCCAGATCGATCCGGCCTACGTGCGCGACGTGTTCCGCAATCAGATCGATGCGACGGTGGCCATCGAACACAGCCTCATCGGACAGTGGAAGCTGGACCCGGCTGCCGCGCCGGCGACCGCGCCCGATCTCGCGGCGTCGAGGACCACGATCGACCGGCTCAACCACACGATGGTCGACGAGATCGCCGGCCAGTGGCCGACGCTGCACGGCCCGTCGTGCGCTGCCGATCTGACGAGTGCGGTCGAGGCGGTCGCCGCGGCCCGCGGGCTGGATGCGCTGTATCGGCGGGCGTTGGACTACGCCACCCAGTCCTACTGCCGCTGACCGGTGTTCGCCGGACGGGGCATTCGTCCCCAACGGAAATATTGACGTTTGTGCAGCATCCCTGCGGGTACCCGGGCCCGCAGGAGGTCGTCAGATGCCTACGTGGAGTTGGATCGCTATCGCTGTAATCGCCGTGGTCGTCGTCGTGGTGGCGCTGATCGCGGCTGCATCGATCATGCGCCGTAAACGCAGTGAGAGATTGAAGAGTCAGTTCGGACCCGAGTATGCGCGAGCAGTGGACACGGCTGGAGACCGGCGGGCCGGGGAGAAGGAACTTCTTGCCCGCGAACGGAAACGGGACAAACTCGACATCCGTGAGCTGGCGCCGGACTCGCGTGCGCGGTACCTCCAGGCGTGGAGTGCAATGCAGACGGGGTTTGTGGACGATCCCGCGGAATCGGTGGGCACCGCGGATCGACTGGTGACCGACGTGATGCGGGAACGCGGTTATCCGATAGACGATTTCGAACAACGCGCGGCCGACATCTCGGTCGATCACCCCAAGGTGGTCGAACACTATCGCGCTGCACACATCCTTCACCTCGCGCAGCAGAAGGGTGACATCGGCACCGAGGCGCAGCGCGAAGCCATCGTGCATTACCGGGCGCTCTTCGAGCAATTGCTCGGGAACGACGACGACAGCGGCAAGGATTCGCAAAGGAGGCGCGAGCATGACGACTCACGACAACACCACGGATGACCCCACCACGCGCGACCGTGGGGACTCTGCGCCGGCGGCCGCGGACAAGCCGACGGCGGCGGAAACGACCCAGCCGATGATGCCCGTATCGGACGAGGAGGCCGAGCAGGCGACGACCGACGAACCGTTGTTCGCCGACGACAACCGATCTCGGCTGCGCTCCCGGTGGGACGAGCTTCAGGCCGCCTTCGTCGACGACCCCAAGCAGTGCGTCGAGAAAGCCGACAGTTTGGTCGCCGAGGTTGTCGACCAGCTCACGTCGAGTTTCAGCGACGCCCGATCCCGGCTGGAGGCGCAGTGGGCCCGCGGTGAGGACGCGTCCACCGAAGAGCTTCGCGTGGCGCTCAAGCGGTATCGCGAATTCTTCCAGCGGTTGTTGTCCGTCTGAGGTGGTGGCTACAACGCGTCGTTGATCGCGTTCTTCAGCGATTCGGAGTCGGTGCCGAACACGGCTTGAACACTGTTGCCGACCTCGATGACGCCCGCGGCGCCGATGGCCTTGAGCCGCTCCTGGTCGACCTTGCCCTTGTCGGCCACCTCGACGCGCAGGCGGGTGATGCACGCGTCGACATTGACCAGATTGTCGCGCCCCCCGAACGCCGCGATCACCTGCTCGGCCTTGCTGTCGGTACGGGCCGGCGCTGTGAGCGTCGCGGTCCCGGCGGCCACGGACGTGCTGGACGCCGTGCCCTCACCGAGATTGGCCTGTTCCTCGGCCTCAAACTCGGACTCCGGCTCACGCCCGGGCGTCCGCATGTTCCACTTCGTGATCGCGAACCGGAACAACAGGTAGTAGATGACGAAAAACACCAGTCCCATGCCGATCAGCAGGGGGATGTTCTTCGCGGCAGGCGCGGTGCCGTACAGCAGCAGGTCGATGAGTCCCGCGGAGAACGAGAAGCCCAGGTGGATGTCGAGCAGGTACGCGACGGCCAGGGACAGCCCGGTCAGCACCGCGTGGATGACGTAGAGCGGGAACGCCACGAACATGAAAGCGAACTCCAGTGGTTCGGTCACTCCCGTCAGGAACGCGGTGAGAGCCGCCGCCGACAGGATGCCGAACGCCACCTTGCGTTGCTTCTTGTCGGCGACGTGGATCATGGCCAGCGCCGCGGCGGGCAGACCGAACATCAGCACGGGGTAGAAGCCCGCGGTGAGGTGTCCTGCCGTCGGATCGCCCGCCGCGAAGCGCGTGAGTTCGCCGGTCACGACCTGGCCGTCGGGCGTTTGGTAATCCCCGTAGAGGAACCACACGTAGGAGTTGGGGATGTGGTGCAGCCCGAGCGGGATGAGCATGCGGTTGGCGAACCCGTACACGAATGCGCCGAATGCTCCAGCACCACCGATGAACTGGCCGAGGCCGGTCAGCCCGGCATCGAAGATCGGATAGAAGTAGCTCATCGCGAACGCGATGAACAGGCACGCCAGGGACACCACGATGGGGACGAACCGTCTGCCGCCGAAGAATCCGAGATACGCCGGCAGCTGGATCGTGTGGTAGCGGTCGAACAGCCACGCCGTCACCAGGCCGACCACGATGCCGGCGAACACGCTGTAGTTGATCTGTGCCTGGTCGCCTGCCTTGTCGACCTCGCCCGCGAGCACGATCGGCGACATGGTCTTGAACACCGCGGCAACCACCAGATAACCCACCACGGCGGCGAGTGCGGTCGAGCCGTCGGCCTTGCGCGCGAACCCGATCGCGACGCCCACGGCGAACAGCAGGGGCAGGTTGGTGAACACCGCATCGCCGGCTGCGCTCATCGCCTTGAAGAACGCCCCTATGACGGGTGCGTCGATCCGGCCGAGCAGGTCGGGCTGGCCGAGCCGCAGCAGGATGCCTGCCGCAGGCAATACCGCGATCGGCAGCATGAGGCTCTTGCCCAGCCGCTGTAATTGGGCGAACCCCGGGATCCGTAGACCTGATTTGTCCGATGTCCCTTGAGCTTTCACAGCATCACTCATCCTCGGTGTCCGATCGCTGAGCGGAAGCCTAGACGAGAACCTGCGAACATGAGACCGACTTGCCGCCACGTCCGTATTGTGGGTGGGCGCGAGCTAGGGAGGGGTGGCGTATGACGGCAGATGGTCCAGTACAGGTTCTCGCGCCGGTCGCCGGTCGCGCGATCCGCCTCGCGGACGTGCCAGACCCCGTGTTCTCGGCCGGCATGGTGGGCTACGGAGCGGCCGTCGATCCGCCGCGCGGAGTGATCGACGCGGTCGCCCCGGTCAGTGGCAAGCTCCTCAAGCTCATGCCCCACGCGTATGTCGTCCTGACCATAGGCAACGTCGGGGTGCTGGTCCACCTCGGGCTGGACACCGTCGGGCTCAAAGGTGCCGGGTTCACCGTCCACGCGAGTCAGGGGGATGAGGTGACCGCCGGTCAGGTCATCGTCACTTACGACGTTCCGTCGGTTATGGCGAACGGACTCAATCCGATTGTGCCGGTTGTCGTGATGGACGAACGGGAACCCGGCACCATCGCGGTGTCCGCAGCGGTCGAAACCGGCGCCGACATCGATTCTGGCGCAGGGCTTTTCATCCACACCCGTTGACGTTCGCGTCGGCGCGCCCGGTGCGTGCCGTCGTGGTGACGTCGCGAGAACCTTTCCGCAGCAAAGAACTGACAGGCGGCTGTCACGATTCGCCGCTACGAATATCGGCACGGGCGTAATGTCGGCCCGGATTGTCGGGCTCACCTGGGGGTCGCTGTTGTCGAAGTGGCCGTTCGTCGCGCGGGACGCCGAGTTGCAGGAAGCCTTGCCGGCCCTGCGGGACGGGTCTCGTGGGGTCGTACTGGCCGGCCCCGCCGGGGTGGGAAAGACGACGCTGGCTCGGGCCCTGGCCGCGGAGCTGGAAAGCGACGGCTACACCGCGAGATTCGTGCTCGGCACCGAGACCGGCCGGGCGGTGCCGTTCGGCGCGTTTCACCACGCGCTCAGGCTCACGGACGCCCACGAGCCCACGGTGATGCTCGGCGCCGCGCATCGGGCGCTGATCGCCGAACCGGACTCGGTCATCGTGGTCGACGATGCGCAGCACCTCGACCTGCTTTCGGCGTTGCTGGTCCAACAACTGGGGCTGAGCGGCCCGACGAAACTGATCGTCACGATCCGCTCCGGGGAGCCGATACCGGACGCGTTGACGGCGTTGTGGAAGGAGCAGTTGCTCCAGCGGCTCGACCTGGAACCGTTCGACCGGGCCCAGACCGCGGAACTGGCGACGGCGGTACTCGGCGGTGAGGTGGACGACCATGCGGTCGGTGAACTGCACCGGTTCTCGTCGGGCAGCCCGCTGTACCTGCGTGGGGTGATGACCGCGGCCCTCGGGGACGGCGTGCTGGTCCGCGACCATGATCGCTGGCGGCTGCGCGGCAAGCTCCGCCCTAGCCCCGATGTGCACGAGCTGGTGGCCTCCCGGCTGGATGCGCTCGCGCCAGACGAACTCGATGTGGTCGAGGTGGTCTCCACCGCCCAGGTGCTCGATTGGGAAGTGCTGCTTGCGATCTGCGGTTCCGAGGCCGTCGCGCACGCCGAGCGGCGCAGCACCATCCAGGTCACCGACGACGGGGCGCACCTCATGGTCCAACCGGCCCACCCGATCGTCGGGGAGGTGGCGAGGCGCCGTTGCGCCACCGCACGCTCACGGCAGATCAACACGCTTCTGGCACAACACCTGTCGGCGCATGTGCGGGCCACCGACCCCGGCGCGGCGGCCGACGTGCGGTCGCGTATCCAGCTTGCGCTGTTCATGGCGAACGGCGACGCGCCGCCCGACCTCGGCATCATCACCGATGCCGCGGCCAGCGCCATCACCATGTCCGACCTCGGCCTCGGTGAACAACTGGCACGGTTCGCCGTCCGGCACGGGGCAGGCGTGCAGGCGGCGATCCTGCTCGCCGACGCCATCAGCTGGCAGGGCAGGGGCCAGGAGGCGGAAGACATCCTCGCCGCGTACCGCCCCGACGGCGAGGACGAGTTGACCGCCACGCGCTGGGGGTGCCTGCGCGCGGCCAACCTGTTCTTCGGCTGCGGCCGCGGCGGCCCCGCCCACGCCGTGCTGGAGGCCGTCCGCGCGCGGGTGCGGTCGGGGCCCGTGCTGAGCTTCGTCGCCGCCATGGAGGTCGCGTTCGCCTTCTTCGGCGCCGATCTACCCACAGCGGTCACGTTGGGCACCGCGGCCCTGGGCACCGACATGGTGCCGATGGCCACGGTGTGGGCCGCGGTCGGCACCGCAGGAGCGCTGGCCTTGTCCGGCCGGTTCGGTGAGTTGCCCGCGGTGGTCGACTGCGGGGAGCGTGCCGCCGAACGTTGTGAATCCGGACCGCAGCGCTACTCGCTGGCGCTGGCCGCGGTCCTCGGTGCCGCTGCGGGCGGCGACATGGACGCTGCCGAGCGGATCTGTCGCCGGTACGCCGAGAGTTCGGCCGGCACCCCGCAGGCCGAGGCGATCATGAGCGCTTTGTCCGGGCGGGTGCAGCTGGCCCGTGGACGGCTGGCGTCGGCCTGCGAGGCCTTGCAAGCGGCGGTGTGGACGATGTCGGACGGCCTACCGCGGGGCTGGGTGATGCTCGCCGCGGCGTGGCTTGCGCAGGCAGAGGCCGCGCGGGGCAACGTCGACGGGGCAACCGTTGCGCTGGCCCGCGCCGAGTCCGCCAGCGGACCGCAGGTCGAGGTGTTCCGTCCGGAGCTCATGCTGGCCAGGGCCTGGGTGTTCGCAGCGACGGGCGAGACGTCGACTGCACGGCAGCACACCGAGCATGCCGCGCAGGCCGCCAGGCGAGGCGGCATGCACGCTGTGGAACTCGCCGCGCTGCACACAGCAGTGCGGTTCGGCGACCGATCGAACACCGTGCGGATCCAGACCCTGGCGGGCCAGCTCGGGTGTCCGCTCGGCACCGCGATCGCGATCCACGCGCGGGGACTCGCCGATCATGACGGCGCCCTGCTCGGCGAGGCGGCCGACCGTTTCGAGCGCATCGGTGCCCTCGCGCAGGCCGCCGACGCGGCCGCACACGCCGCCCGGGCGCATGCGCGTGCCGGGCGGCGAGGCAGTGAACTCGAATCGGCGACCCGGGCCCACTGGCTCGCGAGCCAAAGCGGCGCGGTGACACCGGCATTGCGGTGTGCGACGGACCCGCTGCCGTTGACCGAACGGGAACGGGAGATCGCGAACCTGGTCGGCGTGGGCCTGAGCAACCGTGAGGTGGCCGGCCGGCTGTGCCTGTCGGTGCGCACGGTCGATGGTCACCTGTACCGAATTTTCGCCAAGCTCGGGATCGACGACCGGGACCAGCTGGCCAGGCTGGTCCGGTTTCGTCCTGCCACCTGATCAGCCGAACTGCGAGCGCACCGCCGCGGCGTCGTCGGCTGACAGCGCTGCCGCGGCGAGCTGCCGCGCCTCGCCGCGGTCGACCGCACGAACCGCGTCCTTGGTGGCCGGAATGGCCGGGGGAGTGACACTGAGAGCGTCGACGCCAAGCCCGAGAAGCAGTGCGGCCGCGCGGTTGTCGGCGGCGAATTCGCCGCACACCGAAACCGACGCCCGTCCGGCCGCACCCTGACATGTCGACCGGATCAACTGCAGGACACCCGGATCGAACGCGTCCCCGATGCCCGCGACGGCGTCGTTGTTGCGGTCGGCCGCCATCGTGTATTGCGTGAGATCGTTGGTGCCGATCGAGAAGAAGTCGACGTGCGGTGCGAACGCCGCGGCCTTGAGTGCGGCGGCGGGCACCTCGACCATCATGCCGATCTGCAGGTCGACCGGGGCGTGCGGGCCTGCCCGCCGGATCGCGTCGTCGAGCACCCGGCGCGCGGCGAACAGCTCGCCGACAGTGCTGACCATCGGGAACATCACACTGACGGGTGCCTGATGGGCGAGCCGTGCCATCGCCAGCAGCTGGTCCGACAACAGCTGTGAGTGCGCCAGTGCCAGCCGGATGCCGCGAACCCCCAGATACGGGTTGGCCTCCGCGGGGGTCGGCAGAAACTCCAGCGGCTTGTCACCACCCACGTCCAGGGTGCGTAGGGTGATCCGGCGCCCCTCAAGGGATTCCGCGATCTTGCGGTAGACGGCGAGTTGCTCGTCCGCGTCTGGTGCCTGGTCCCGGCCCAGGAACAGAAACTCCGTGCGGACCAGACCCGCGAAGTCGGCACCCTGGCTCGCTGCAGCGCGCGCGTCATCGACCGAGCCGATGTTCGCGCCGACCCTGACCGTGACACCGTCGCGGGTGACGGAGGGCTCGCGCGTGCGCGTGACGGCTTCCCGGTGCCGCCGCGCCGCCGCGGCGACCCGGGTCTCGAAATCGCGCCGGACGTCGTCGGGCGGATCGACGAGGAATTCTCCACGGGTACCGTCGACGGCGACGGTGATGCCGTCGGCGATGGCCAGCGCAGCCCTCCCGGCGCCCACTATCACGGGGATCCCCTTGGCGCGCAGCAGGATCACGTTGTGGGCGGTCGCGCTGCCGAAGGCCAGCAGCACCGCGACGACCTGCGTCGGGTCGAGTTCGGCAGCCTCGGCCGGGGTCAGGTCGGCTGCCACGAGCACGCCGCGGGCCGTCGCCAGCGGCGCCGTACTCCCCAGCAGCGCGCGCAGCACCTGGTCGCCCACCGCGCGGACGTCCTCGGCCCGCGCCTGCAGGTACGCGTCGGCCATGGCGGCGAACTGTCCGGCCACTTCGGCCACGGCGGCCGACCAGGCCGCAGCGGCATTGTGGCCCTGGTCGATTCGCGCTTTGGCCGCACCGAGGAGCGCGTCGTCGTCGAGGAGCAGTCCGTGCGCGTCGAAGATCGACGCTTCGGCCTCGCCCACGGTCCGGGCGGTATGGGCCCGCACGTCGGCGATGGCTGTGCGCACCTCGTCGACGGCCGCGGTGAGGTGGCGCCATTCCGCGGCAGGGTCTTCGCCCGGATGATCCGGAACCGCGAGCTCGGCGGTTCGCACCGACCAGGCGGGCCCGATGCCCAGGCCCGGGCCGGCGCCGACCGGCTGGCCCGGTGCGGGTGGTGCGGCCGCGGCTGCGGCAGTTGGTGTCTCGTCGAAATGCCTGGCGGCCAGGGCGAGGATGTGCTCGAGCGTGTCGGCGGCGTGCGGACCGGATACTCGGATGTCGACCTCGTCGCCGTTGCGCACGCCGAGCGTGGCGATCTTGGAGAGGCTTGCGGCATCGACCCATGCGGAGTCCGTGCGCCGGTTGCGGATTCGTACCTCGGCGTCCCGGCCCCGAACCTCCTGTACCAGGCGGGCCGCGGGTCTGGCGTGCAGGCCGTGCGGGTTGGTGACGACGAACGTTGCGGACAGTCCGTCGGCGTCGGTCTCGGCGGCGGCGTGCTCGGCAACGCTACCCAGCTGGGCGAGTTTCCCCGCCAGCGCGCCGGACGCTTCGGCCGCCACTTCGGCGGCCTGGGCCCCGCCGCCCGCCGCGACCGCGGCCACCACGAGCCCCTCGACGAGGGGAGCGGGGCACAGTACGACCCGCTCGCGCGCGGTGTCGTCGAGCAGCTCGAGCGCGAGTTCGGCCGAAAGCACCGCGCTGCCCAGATCCATGAGCACCACCGCACCGTCACCCTGGTCGGCGGCGGTGATGGCGTCGACGATCGCGGCGGCGTCGGTGCCGAACGTGGTGTCGTCCAGTCCGGCCGCGACCTCGAACTGGATCTGTTTGCCGTGCAACATCTCCCGAGCCAGATCGACGGCCGCGTCGGCCAGGGGACGGCTGTGTGAGACGACGACGAGCCCGACGGTCACGTGCGCACCGCCGTCGCGGCCGCGCCGATCAACAACGCTGCCGACGTGGCGCCCGGGTCGATGTGCCCGACGCTGCGTTGCCCCAGATAGCTGGCGCGGCCTTTGCGAGCCACCATGGATTCGGTGGCGTCCCTGCCCTTTTCGGCGGCAGTCGTGGCCTCGGCGAGGGCTCCGGTGAGGTCGGTGCCCGACGCGAGCGCGGCGTCGAGGGCGTCAAGGGCCGGCGCAAGCGCGTCGAACATCGTCTTGTCGCCGGCTTCGGCGCGGCCGCGCTGCACCACTCCGTCGACTCCGGCGCGCAACGCCGCGGCGAACGCCGTGCCGTCGGAGCCGATGGCCGGGGCCATGCGCAGGAAGAAGGTGCCGTACAGCGGACCGCTGGCCCCGCCGACCGACTTCACCAACGTCATGCCGACCTGTTTGCACAGCGCAGCGGCGTCGGCCGGGGGCGCCTCGTCGAGCGCGGCCACGACGGCCGTCATGCCCCGATCCATGTTGATGCCGTGGTCGGCGTCACCGATCGCAGCGTCGAGATCGCTGAGATACTGCGCATTTTCGCCGATCAGCCGGGCATACTCGCGGATCCACGCGGTCAGTCGATCCAGGTCCATGTCAGCATCCTCTCCGCAATGCGGGTGTGGCGACCGGATGGTCCCACAGCCGCAGCAACTCGTCGTCGGCGTGCAGCAGGGTCACCGAGCAGCCCGCCATGTCCAGGCTCGTGATGTACGGCCCGACCAGTGACCGCGCGATCTGCACGCCTGCCTTCTCCAGGATGGCCGCCACCTCGGCGTACATCACGTAGAGCTCGATCAGGGGCGTGGCACCCATGCTGTTGACGAACAGGATCACCGGGTTCGCGCCGGTGAAGTCGACGTCGGACAGGATGGGTTCGACCATGAGTTCGGCTACGGCGCGGGCCGGTTGCAGCGGCACCCGGTCGCGACCCGGTTCACCGTGGATCCCGATGCCGAGTTCGATCTCGGCGTCGGAGAGCTCGAAGGTGGGGTGGCCCACCGCGGGCACCGTGCACGATGTCAGGGCGACGCCCATGCTGCGGGACGCGGCGTTGACGCGGCGCGCGACTGCGGCGACCTCGGCCAACGGCCTGCCCTCGTCGGCCGCGGCCCCGGCGATCTTCTCGACCAGCACGGTGGCGCCGACGCCGCGCCGCCCGGCGGTGAAGGTGCTGTCCTGCACCGCGACATCGTCGTCGACGACGACCGACTCGACCGTGATGCCCTCGGCGGCAGCCAGTTCGGCGGCCATCTCGAAGTTCATCACGTCACCGGTGTAGTTCTTCACGATGTGCAGTACGCCGGCGCCACTGTTGACGTTGATGGTCGCCTCGAGCATCTGGTCGGGCACCGGGGATGTGAAAACCTCGCCGGCACAAGCAGCGTCGAGCATCCCCCGGCCGACGAAACCCGCGTGCAGCGGCTCGTGACCGGATCCGCCGCCGGATATCAGACCGACTTTGCCTGCGATCGGGGCATCACCGCGGTAGACGATGCGGTTGGCGTGGTCGATGCGCAGCTCGGGGTGGGCCATGGCCATGCCGCGAAGCGATTCGGCGACGACGTCGGCGGGATCGTTGATCAGTTTCTTCACAATGGGGCTCCTCAGACTGCGGTCGGTGCTGCGGGGACAGGGAGTTTCGCGGTGTCGGCGCGGGTGCGTGAGATCGCGACGTAGGAGAGTGCGGCAAGTGCGCCTGCGAGGAATTCCGCGGCGAGGTAGACCGGCAACTGGTGCCAGGCGACCGAGCCGCCGGCGATCTGCTGGACGAGCATCGGCCCGAAGGTGCGGGCGGGATTGATCGACGCACCCGTCGCCGGTGCCACCGGGATGATCGCCGCGAACACCACCAGGCCGATCGCCACGCCGGCAAAACCTGCCGACGCCTTGCGATGTATCACGCCGAAGACGGTGAACACGAGAATGAACGTACCTACGAATTCGGCGAAAAATGCCTGTACTGCGCTGATGTCGCCGGTGTAGGTCGCGATGCCGAGGCCGGCGTCACGCGCGGCGGTGCCGAGCACGCCGATGATGGCTGCGGCGCCGACGGTTGCCCCCACGAGTTGCGCGGCGATGTACGCCGGGACGCGTGACCACGGGAACTGGCCGGTCACGGCCAGGCCCACGGTGACCGCCGGATTGATGTGGTTGCCCGAGATGTGCCCGAGTGCGTAGACGGTCGCCACCACGACCGTCGCGAACGCGAACGAGATCATGCCCAGGTCGGCCATGGTGAACGGGGCATCACCGTTGACGATGAGGGTCGCGGGCACCGAGCCCACGCCGACGAACACCAGGAAGGCGGTGCCGAAGGCCTCAGCCGCGAGTTTTTGAGTGATTGACGGGTCGTCCATGTCGTGTGCTCCAGAGAGTTGGGATGTGGCACATCACTTGCCGACTGTGAATCGGCTATCTCGTATTTCATTCGACATTATCGAATGTGATCTGGAACATACGCTTATGCTGCTGTGAGCACAAGAGCTGTCTTCGGCACGAGGAGGTCGTCGTGATTCAGGCGGTGGATCGCGCTCTTCGCATCCTCACCGTGCTGCAAGGGGGCCGCCGGATGAGCCTGAGGGAGATCGCGTCGGCGCTCGAACTCGCACCGTCCACGGTGCACGGCCTGGTGCGCACGTTGCTGGCGCACGGCATGGTGCAGCAGGAGCTCGACTCGGGGCGGTACCGGCTGGGTCCGGCGACACTGCGGCTGGGCAACGTTTATCTGGACACCCTCGAATTGCGGTCGCGGGTCGCGATCTGGACCGAGGGGTTGGCCCGTCGCACCGGCTGCGCGGTGCGCACCGGAGTGTTGCTGTTCGACGAGGTCGTGGTGGTCGCGCACGAGCCGCGTCCCGACGGCACGCGCCAGATGCCCGAGGTGGGGATCATGATCCCCGCGCACGCGAGCGCCCTCGGCAAGGCGTTGCTGGCCTACGAGGCCGACCACCCGGCAGGCGAGCTGCGCGGCATGACGGGCGAGACCATCACCGACGTCACCGAGCTCGCCGCCCAACTCGAGCAGACCCGCGGCACCGGTATCGCAACGGAGGCCGAAGAGGCGGTGCTCGGCGAATGTTCGGTCGCGGCAGCAGTTTTCGACTCATCGGGGGATGCCGCGGGTGCGATCGCGCTGGTGGTTCCCGCGGCGCGCTGGCCGCTGGACCCCGAGGCCGTCGACGCGCTGCGTGATACCGCGCGAACCGTGTCGCGCGAACTGGGCGCGCCCGTGTGGCCGCCCCGACGCACGGGATAGCGGGATCAGGTCAGGCGACGGTTCCGCCAGCGCTCGAAGCGCCCGGTCGGCAGCTGGATGGCCGACATCACCGCGCTCATCGGGGATGCGACCGACTTGACCAGTGTCTTGCGGCCGCGGCTGACCGGGGGCTGATCCCCCTCCCACCAGATCGGTTGCAGCAGTGCCGATGTCAAGGGAACTGCGGTGTCGACGCTGTTGCGGCCCCACTCGCACGCGCGGTCGATGGTCGCGATCGACGGCGCGAGATTGACGGGCGACAAGGTCGGCCCGAACCGGATGATGTGATCGGCATACGGCGCGTTGCGCACCATCTGCAGCTGCACGGCCTGCGTGATCGG
Proteins encoded:
- the ptsP gene encoding phosphoenolpyruvate--protein phosphotransferase; this translates as MTVGLVVVSHSRPLADAAVDLAREMLHGKQIQFEVAAGLDDTTFGTDAAAIVDAITAADQGDGAVVLMDLGSAVLSAELALELLDDTARERVVLCPAPLVEGLVVAAVAAGGGAQAAEVAAEASGALAGKLAQLGSVAEHAAAETDADGLSATFVVTNPHGLHARPAARLVQEVRGRDAEVRIRNRRTDSAWVDAASLSKIATLGVRNGDEVDIRVSGPHAADTLEHILALAARHFDETPTAAAAAAPPAPGQPVGAGPGLGIGPAWSVRTAELAVPDHPGEDPAAEWRHLTAAVDEVRTAIADVRAHTARTVGEAEASIFDAHGLLLDDDALLGAAKARIDQGHNAAAAWSAAVAEVAGQFAAMADAYLQARAEDVRAVGDQVLRALLGSTAPLATARGVLVAADLTPAEAAELDPTQVVAVLLAFGSATAHNVILLRAKGIPVIVGAGRAALAIADGITVAVDGTRGEFLVDPPDDVRRDFETRVAAAARRHREAVTRTREPSVTRDGVTVRVGANIGSVDDARAAASQGADFAGLVRTEFLFLGRDQAPDADEQLAVYRKIAESLEGRRITLRTLDVGGDKPLEFLPTPAEANPYLGVRGIRLALAHSQLLSDQLLAMARLAHQAPVSVMFPMVSTVGELFAARRVLDDAIRRAGPHAPVDLQIGMMVEVPAAALKAAAFAPHVDFFSIGTNDLTQYTMAADRNNDAVAGIGDAFDPGVLQLIRSTCQGAAGRASVSVCGEFAADNRAAALLLGLGVDALSVTPPAIPATKDAVRAVDRGEARQLAAAALSADDAAAVRSQFG
- the dhaL gene encoding dihydroxyacetone kinase subunit DhaL, which codes for MDLDRLTAWIREYARLIGENAQYLSDLDAAIGDADHGINMDRGMTAVVAALDEAPPADAAALCKQVGMTLVKSVGGASGPLYGTFFLRMAPAIGSDGTAFAAALRAGVDGVVQRGRAEAGDKTMFDALAPALDALDAALASGTDLTGALAEATTAAEKGRDATESMVARKGRASYLGQRSVGHIDPGATSAALLIGAAATAVRT
- the dhaK gene encoding dihydroxyacetone kinase subunit DhaK, with the protein product MKKLINDPADVVAESLRGMAMAHPELRIDHANRIVYRGDAPIAGKVGLISGGGSGHEPLHAGFVGRGMLDAACAGEVFTSPVPDQMLEATINVNSGAGVLHIVKNYTGDVMNFEMAAELAAAEGITVESVVVDDDVAVQDSTFTAGRRGVGATVLVEKIAGAAADEGRPLAEVAAVARRVNAASRSMGVALTSCTVPAVGHPTFELSDAEIELGIGIHGEPGRDRVPLQPARAVAELMVEPILSDVDFTGANPVILFVNSMGATPLIELYVMYAEVAAILEKAGVQIARSLVGPYITSLDMAGCSVTLLHADDELLRLWDHPVATPALRRGC
- a CDS encoding MIP/aquaporin family protein, whose translation is MDDPSITQKLAAEAFGTAFLVFVGVGSVPATLIVNGDAPFTMADLGMISFAFATVVVATVYALGHISGNHINPAVTVGLAVTGQFPWSRVPAYIAAQLVGATVGAAAIIGVLGTAARDAGLGIATYTGDISAVQAFFAEFVGTFILVFTVFGVIHRKASAGFAGVAIGLVVFAAIIPVAPATGASINPARTFGPMLVQQIAGGSVAWHQLPVYLAAEFLAGALAALSYVAISRTRADTAKLPVPAAPTAV
- a CDS encoding IclR family transcriptional regulator, with amino-acid sequence MIQAVDRALRILTVLQGGRRMSLREIASALELAPSTVHGLVRTLLAHGMVQQELDSGRYRLGPATLRLGNVYLDTLELRSRVAIWTEGLARRTGCAVRTGVLLFDEVVVVAHEPRPDGTRQMPEVGIMIPAHASALGKALLAYEADHPAGELRGMTGETITDVTELAAQLEQTRGTGIATEAEEAVLGECSVAAAVFDSSGDAAGAIALVVPAARWPLDPEAVDALRDTARTVSRELGAPVWPPRRTG